The proteins below come from a single Deltaproteobacteria bacterium genomic window:
- the hscB gene encoding Fe-S protein assembly co-chaperone HscB → MTSHPSAPAAREGAEPARCWQCGKVHAPSLFCPSCDAIQPLPAHTDYFQILGVEPRLVIDRGALERRYFDLSRRLHPDKFQTGPAPARIASLGNTASLNRAYRTLRDPIERGLYWLSLQGETLGSNNNRVPAELAALVFEVQEQLEALREDAHNVTLRDEVCARRTDLGQRAEVLRAQLDDNFARWDAAGAGAASLTQELKSILSTLKYLRTLMRDVDKELEG, encoded by the coding sequence ATGACCTCGCATCCTTCCGCTCCAGCCGCGCGCGAGGGCGCGGAGCCGGCCCGTTGTTGGCAGTGTGGCAAAGTCCACGCCCCGAGTCTGTTCTGCCCGTCGTGTGACGCCATCCAACCGCTGCCGGCGCACACGGACTACTTCCAGATCCTCGGGGTCGAACCCCGGCTCGTCATTGATCGCGGCGCGCTCGAACGCCGCTACTTCGACCTCAGTCGCCGGCTGCATCCCGACAAGTTTCAAACTGGTCCCGCGCCGGCACGCATCGCCAGCTTGGGCAATACGGCATCGTTGAACCGCGCCTACCGAACGCTCCGCGATCCCATCGAGCGGGGACTCTATTGGCTCAGCCTGCAGGGCGAAACACTGGGCAGCAACAACAACCGCGTGCCCGCCGAACTCGCAGCGCTGGTGTTCGAGGTGCAAGAACAGCTCGAAGCGCTGCGTGAGGACGCGCACAACGTGACACTCCGCGATGAAGTCTGCGCGCGGCGTACCGATCTCGGGCAGCGCGCCGAGGTGTTGCGCGCTCAATTGGACGACAACTTCGCTCGTTGGGATGCGGCGGGTGCGGGCGCGGCCAGTCTGACGCAAGAACTCAAATCCATCCTGTCCACCCTGAAGTATCTGCGCACACTGATGCGCGACGTGGACAAAGAGTTGGAAGGGTGA
- the iscU gene encoding Fe-S cluster assembly scaffold IscU, producing MAYSDKVIDHYENPRNVGSFGKDEENIGTGIVGAPECGDVMKLQLKISPAGVIEDARFKTFGCGSAIASSSYVTELVKGKTTDEALQIKNSHIVEELSLPPVKIHCSVLAEDAIKAAVRDWQKRKGETSIEPARAAAGK from the coding sequence ATGGCATACAGCGACAAAGTCATTGACCACTACGAGAACCCTCGCAACGTGGGCTCGTTCGGCAAGGACGAGGAGAATATCGGCACGGGTATCGTCGGCGCACCCGAGTGTGGCGACGTGATGAAGTTGCAGCTCAAGATCAGCCCGGCCGGCGTGATCGAAGATGCGCGCTTCAAGACGTTCGGCTGCGGCAGTGCCATCGCCAGTTCAAGCTACGTCACCGAATTGGTGAAGGGGAAGACCACCGACGAGGCGCTGCAGATCAAGAACAGCCACATCGTCGAAGAGCTGAGCCTGCCGCCGGTCAAGATTCACTGCTCGGTGCTGGCCGAGGACGCGATCAAGGCAGCCGTCCGCGATTGGCAAAAGCGCAAGGGCGAGACCTCGATCGAACCCGCACGCGCCGCCGCTGGCAAATAA
- a CDS encoding IscS subfamily cysteine desulfurase → MSRLVYMDNHATTQMDPRVLEAMRPYFTEKFGNAASRNHAFGWEAEAGVDHARDLIAKLINAKSKEIIFTSGATESDNLAIKGVVDFYKEKGTHIITAVTEHKAVLDTCKMLERTGRAQVTYLPVDQYGMVDPDAVRKAITDKTILISLMFANNEIGTINPIKEIGKLAKEKGILFHSDAVQAIGKVPVDVEAMGIDLMSLTGHKLYGPKGCGALYVRSKGPRVRLTPMMDGGGHERGMRSGTLNVPSIVGFGKACELAGAEMETEQGRMLHLRQRLHEGIFSQLDEVYLNGHPTQRLAGNLNVSFAFVEGESLLMGLKDIAVSSGSACTSATLEPSYVLKALGVGEDLAHTSIRFGLGRFNTEEDVDYVLERVVHEVRRLRDMSPLYEMAKDGVDLKSYQWQRE, encoded by the coding sequence ATGAGTCGCTTGGTTTACATGGACAATCACGCCACCACCCAGATGGATCCGCGGGTGCTGGAGGCGATGCGGCCGTACTTCACCGAAAAGTTCGGCAACGCGGCGAGTCGCAATCACGCGTTCGGTTGGGAGGCGGAGGCGGGCGTCGACCACGCACGCGATCTGATTGCCAAACTCATCAATGCGAAGTCGAAGGAGATCATCTTTACCAGCGGCGCCACCGAGTCCGACAACCTCGCCATCAAGGGCGTGGTGGACTTTTACAAGGAGAAGGGCACTCACATCATCACGGCGGTCACCGAGCACAAGGCCGTGCTCGATACCTGCAAGATGTTGGAGCGGACGGGCAGGGCGCAGGTCACGTATCTGCCAGTCGATCAGTATGGAATGGTCGATCCCGACGCCGTGCGCAAGGCGATCACCGACAAGACCATCCTGATCTCGCTCATGTTCGCCAACAACGAAATCGGCACGATCAATCCAATCAAAGAGATCGGCAAGCTCGCCAAGGAGAAGGGCATCCTGTTTCACTCTGATGCTGTGCAAGCGATCGGTAAGGTGCCGGTGGACGTGGAGGCGATGGGCATCGATCTCATGTCGCTGACCGGCCACAAGTTGTATGGGCCCAAGGGTTGCGGCGCACTCTACGTTCGCTCGAAGGGGCCACGGGTGCGGCTGACGCCGATGATGGATGGTGGCGGACACGAGCGCGGTATGCGCTCCGGAACGCTGAACGTCCCCAGCATCGTCGGCTTCGGCAAGGCCTGTGAACTCGCCGGTGCCGAAATGGAAACCGAGCAAGGCCGCATGCTCCACCTGCGCCAGCGGTTGCACGAAGGCATCTTCTCGCAGCTCGATGAAGTTTATCTCAACGGCCATCCCACCCAGCGGCTGGCGGGCAATCTCAACGTCAGCTTTGCGTTCGTCGAGGGCGAATCGTTGCTGATGGGCTTGAAAGACATCGCCGTGTCGTCGGGATCGGCATGCACCTCGGCGACGCTCGAACCGTCCTACGTGCTCAAGGCTCTGGGGGTGGGGGAGGATCTGGCGCACACGTCGATCCGTTTCGGTCTCGGTCGCTTCAACACCGAGGAAGATGTCGACTACGTTCTTGAGCGCGTCGTGCACGAAGTGCGGCGGCTGCGCGACATGTCGCCACTGTACGAGATGGCGAAAGACGGGGTCGATCTCAAGTCGTATCAATGGCAGCGAGAGTAG
- a CDS encoding aldo/keto reductase produces the protein MNYRRLGKAGIKVSELSLGAWVTYGGQVGEDGARECMTAAYEAGVNFFDNAEAYARGNAEVVMGNVIKQLGWRREKLVISTKLFWGGNGPNDSGLSHKHLIEGTHKALRRLQTDYIDLLFCHRPDPDTPIEETVRAMDVLIKQGKVFYWGTSEWSAADIMRADTIARQYDLTPPSMEQPQYHMFHRRRVENEYAPLYKELGYGTTIWSPLASGLLTGKYNDGVPTDSRAALQGYEWLKETVITPERVAKVKQLRPIAGDLGCSQAQLALAWCLKNPNVSTVITGASRASQVHENMKALDVVPKLTAEVMGRIDAVLGDRSRDD, from the coding sequence ATGAACTATCGTCGATTGGGGAAGGCAGGGATCAAAGTAAGCGAGCTGTCGCTCGGAGCGTGGGTCACCTACGGCGGACAAGTCGGCGAAGACGGCGCGCGCGAGTGCATGACCGCTGCCTACGAAGCGGGCGTGAACTTTTTCGACAACGCCGAGGCCTACGCGCGCGGCAACGCGGAAGTCGTGATGGGCAACGTCATCAAGCAGCTCGGATGGCGGCGCGAGAAGCTGGTGATTTCGACGAAGCTGTTTTGGGGCGGCAATGGGCCGAACGATAGTGGCCTGTCGCACAAGCATCTCATCGAGGGCACGCACAAGGCGCTGAGGCGTTTGCAGACGGACTACATCGACTTGCTCTTCTGCCATCGACCGGATCCCGATACGCCGATCGAGGAGACCGTGCGTGCGATGGACGTGCTGATCAAGCAGGGCAAGGTGTTCTACTGGGGAACGTCGGAGTGGAGCGCGGCGGACATCATGCGCGCCGACACGATCGCGCGCCAGTACGACTTGACGCCGCCGAGCATGGAGCAGCCGCAGTACCACATGTTCCATCGCCGCCGCGTCGAGAATGAGTATGCGCCGCTGTACAAGGAGCTCGGCTACGGCACGACCATCTGGAGCCCGCTGGCGTCGGGGTTACTCACCGGCAAGTACAACGATGGTGTTCCGACCGACAGCCGCGCGGCGCTGCAAGGTTACGAGTGGCTCAAGGAGACCGTGATCACGCCGGAGCGCGTCGCGAAGGTGAAGCAGCTGCGACCGATCGCCGGTGATCTCGGCTGCTCGCAGGCGCAGTTGGCCTTGGCGTGGTGTCTGAAGAATCCGAACGTCAGTACGGTGATCACTGGGGCGAGCCGCGCATCACAGGTGCACGAGAACATGAAGGCTCTTGATGTCGTTCCGAAGCTGACGGCAGAGGTGATGGGGCGAATCGACGCGGTGCTCGGGGATCGATCGCGCGACGACTGA
- a CDS encoding CoA transferase encodes MSLPLAGVRVIDLSTEIAGPYCTKLLADAGADVLKVELPGGDPLRRWTASGTPLAPGEDGALFRFLNTSKRSAVVDYTSASGCEQLLALAAHAGLVIESTTPGTIESLGLEPNAIWQRNRAASLVSISPFGGAGPWSNRPATEFTLQALCGSTAARGTMDRPPIAAGGRLGEWMGGAYAAVAALTAYYGTRRSGRGEHVDLSLFEVMALTMAPNLTVWESLAGQASQFSRTLEIPSIESAKDGYIGFCTITGQQWRDFLVLVERPDLLDDEDLARWDGRLRRADEVHAFVQAWTKQHTVDEIIERAAALRVPVGALGTGETVPRFDHFVARGAFVQHPGTNFVQPRPPYRMSDASLRPFSPAPKLGEHAAAWQDTSPHHIPLTQALSRGERGRSGALAGLRVIDFTAFWAGPFATHYLAAMGADVIKIESIQRPDGMRLQSVKPPTTDQWWEWGALFQGVNLGKRSVTLDLTRPAGVTLVKRLLAQSDVAIENFSPRVMDNLGIVYDELAVANPRLIMVRMPAFGLDGPWRERVGFAQTMEQISGMAWLTGFADGAPVIPRGPCDPLAGLHAVAALLVALEHRERSGRGQLIEATMVEAALNAAAEVVLEHGAYGVQLTRDGNRGPVGAPQNLYPCRGGDRWLALAVTTDAQWQALVEVMDAPRWGGAADLASAEGRRAQHDQIDRNIAAWCIDCDAETLAEALLARGVPAAPVMSAAALGRNPQLRARGFFEAVTHSVVGKHEFPTLPVRLPSDRAAWYHRPSPTLGEHSEEILRELLGLSDAELAALRADGIIGNRPTGL; translated from the coding sequence ATGTCTCTACCACTCGCCGGGGTGCGCGTCATCGATCTGTCTACCGAGATCGCCGGGCCGTATTGCACCAAGTTGCTCGCCGATGCGGGAGCGGATGTGCTGAAGGTCGAGCTGCCCGGCGGCGATCCGCTGCGCCGCTGGACCGCGTCAGGAACGCCGCTTGCGCCGGGTGAGGACGGCGCGCTCTTTCGTTTTCTCAATACGTCGAAGCGCAGCGCCGTCGTCGACTACACGAGCGCGAGCGGTTGCGAACAACTGCTGGCATTGGCTGCGCACGCGGGCTTGGTGATTGAGAGCACGACTCCCGGAACGATTGAATCGCTCGGGCTCGAACCGAACGCGATCTGGCAGCGCAACCGCGCCGCATCGCTCGTGTCGATCTCGCCGTTCGGAGGCGCTGGGCCGTGGAGCAATCGGCCGGCGACGGAGTTCACATTGCAAGCGTTGTGCGGTTCGACGGCGGCACGCGGCACGATGGATCGTCCGCCGATTGCAGCGGGCGGCAGGCTCGGTGAATGGATGGGCGGTGCCTACGCCGCGGTTGCGGCCCTCACTGCGTACTATGGCACGCGGCGCAGCGGACGCGGCGAGCATGTCGATCTGTCGCTGTTCGAAGTCATGGCGCTGACGATGGCGCCGAATCTCACCGTTTGGGAAAGCCTCGCGGGACAAGCGAGTCAGTTCAGTCGCACCCTGGAGATTCCGTCGATCGAATCCGCGAAGGACGGCTACATCGGCTTTTGCACGATCACGGGCCAGCAGTGGCGTGACTTCCTTGTGCTAGTCGAGCGCCCGGATCTGCTCGACGACGAGGATCTCGCGCGCTGGGATGGGCGACTGCGTCGCGCGGATGAAGTGCATGCGTTCGTGCAAGCGTGGACGAAGCAGCACACCGTCGATGAAATCATTGAGCGTGCCGCCGCGTTGCGCGTCCCGGTCGGCGCGCTGGGCACGGGCGAGACCGTACCGCGTTTCGATCACTTCGTCGCGCGCGGCGCGTTCGTTCAGCATCCGGGGACGAACTTCGTGCAGCCGCGGCCACCGTATCGGATGTCGGACGCGTCGCTGCGTCCATTCTCGCCGGCGCCGAAGTTGGGCGAGCATGCGGCGGCATGGCAGGACACATCTCCTCATCACATCCCCCTCACCCAAGCCCTCTCCCGGGGGGAGAGGGGGCGGAGTGGGGCGCTCGCGGGATTGCGTGTCATCGACTTCACCGCGTTCTGGGCCGGGCCGTTCGCGACGCACTATCTTGCCGCGATGGGCGCCGACGTCATCAAGATCGAATCGATCCAGCGCCCCGACGGCATGCGTTTGCAGAGCGTGAAACCGCCGACCACCGATCAGTGGTGGGAATGGGGCGCGCTCTTTCAAGGCGTCAACCTGGGCAAGCGCAGCGTTACGCTCGATCTCACGCGGCCGGCGGGCGTCACATTGGTGAAACGTCTGCTGGCCCAATCGGACGTGGCGATCGAAAATTTTTCACCGCGAGTGATGGACAACCTCGGCATCGTCTACGACGAACTCGCGGTGGCGAATCCGCGTCTGATCATGGTGCGCATGCCGGCATTCGGTCTCGACGGGCCATGGCGGGAGCGCGTCGGCTTCGCGCAGACGATGGAGCAGATCTCGGGCATGGCGTGGCTGACTGGGTTTGCCGACGGTGCGCCGGTGATTCCACGCGGACCATGCGATCCACTCGCCGGCTTGCACGCCGTCGCCGCGTTGCTGGTGGCGCTCGAACATCGTGAGCGTAGCGGGCGCGGTCAGCTCATCGAAGCGACGATGGTCGAGGCCGCGCTCAATGCCGCTGCCGAGGTCGTGCTCGAACACGGCGCGTATGGCGTGCAGCTCACGCGCGACGGGAACCGGGGGCCGGTGGGCGCACCGCAGAATCTCTACCCCTGTCGCGGCGGTGATCGCTGGCTCGCGTTGGCGGTGACGACTGATGCGCAGTGGCAGGCGCTCGTCGAGGTGATGGACGCGCCGAGGTGGGGGGGTGCCGCCGATCTCGCGAGCGCCGAGGGCCGGCGCGCTCAGCACGACCAGATTGATCGTAACATCGCTGCCTGGTGTATTGATTGCGATGCGGAGACGCTCGCCGAAGCGCTCCTCGCGCGTGGAGTTCCCGCCGCGCCGGTGATGTCAGCCGCGGCGCTCGGCCGAAATCCGCAACTGCGGGCGCGCGGCTTCTTCGAGGCGGTGACTCACTCAGTGGTCGGCAAGCACGAGTTTCCGACGTTGCCGGTGCGGCTTCCGTCGGATCGCGCAGCGTGGTACCACCGCCCGTCGCCGACACTGGGCGAACACAGCGAGGAGATCCTTCGCGAGCTACTCGGGCTCAGTGACGCCGAACTCGCAGCGTTGCGCGCCGATGGCATCATCGGCAATCGACCTACGGGACTGTAG
- the nth gene encoding endonuclease III gives MPKTPPKTLPKTPRRTPTVPPSRRLATIILRLKQAYPDAKIALDFSSPLELLVALILAAQCTDAKVNEVTGSLLFKKYRTIADYARVSQEELEQDIRSTGFYRNKAMAVRTCCQQLIERFDGKIPTRLEDLLTLRGVGRKTANILLGNAFGVPGIGVDTHVSRLSQRLGFTRQTDPDKIEGDLAALVPTKEQVKFCHLIQAHGRRVCFARKPNCPACTIADSCPYPDKTIAVPAKPKRPAFGRKPGEM, from the coding sequence ATGCCTAAAACACCGCCTAAAACACTGCCCAAAACACCGCGCAGAACACCGACCGTGCCGCCATCACGCCGGCTGGCTACCATCATCTTGCGGCTCAAGCAGGCGTACCCAGACGCCAAGATCGCCCTGGACTTTTCCTCGCCGCTCGAACTGCTGGTCGCCCTCATCCTGGCGGCGCAATGCACAGACGCCAAGGTCAACGAAGTCACCGGGTCGCTCCTCTTCAAGAAGTATCGAACCATCGCCGATTACGCGCGGGTGTCGCAGGAGGAGTTGGAGCAAGACATCCGATCCACTGGTTTCTACCGCAACAAGGCGATGGCGGTGCGTACCTGCTGCCAGCAACTCATCGAGCGCTTCGACGGGAAAATTCCGACCCGGCTCGAAGATCTGCTGACGCTGCGCGGGGTCGGCCGCAAGACCGCTAACATCTTGCTGGGCAACGCCTTCGGAGTGCCCGGCATCGGCGTCGACACGCATGTGTCGCGCTTGTCGCAACGCCTTGGGTTCACCAGGCAGACCGACCCGGACAAGATCGAGGGCGACCTCGCCGCGCTGGTCCCTACCAAGGAACAGGTCAAATTCTGTCACCTGATTCAAGCACACGGGCGGCGGGTGTGCTTCGCGCGCAAGCCGAACTGTCCCGCGTGCACCATCGCCGACAGTTGTCCGTATCCCGACAAGACCATCGCTGTGCCAGCGAAACCGAAACGCCCGGCCTTCGGGCGTAAGCCGGGTGAGATGTAG
- a CDS encoding iron-sulfur cluster assembly accessory protein: MALSENAVKKIQALLAQQQKLDHGLRLKVVGGGCSGLQYKMDVDTERPGDKTFERDGAKVLVDRKSFLYLNGTELDYADGLMNAGFSLHNPNVKRSCGCGSSFTV, from the coding sequence ATCGCGTTGAGCGAGAATGCGGTGAAGAAAATCCAGGCGCTGTTGGCGCAGCAGCAGAAGCTCGACCACGGATTGCGTCTCAAAGTGGTGGGTGGCGGCTGCTCCGGCTTGCAGTACAAAATGGATGTCGACACCGAACGACCCGGCGACAAGACTTTCGAACGCGACGGCGCGAAGGTGTTGGTCGACCGCAAGAGCTTCCTCTACCTCAACGGCACCGAGCTCGACTACGCCGATGGGCTGATGAACGCCGGCTTTAGTTTGCACAACCCCAACGTCAAACGCTCCTGCGGCTGTGGCTCATCGTTCACAGTATAG